One region of Diabrotica undecimpunctata isolate CICGRU chromosome 6, icDiaUnde3, whole genome shotgun sequence genomic DNA includes:
- the LOC140442858 gene encoding uncharacterized protein → MRKLVLVLFFVICANAQDNFENTGVRLALKIYDDCTKADGLSPCLKRKAITFLDRLSRMDKFALTDGVTVQKASDAVVDGPALTEEQLDNTLPRSSDAKDAALTNMLFEKVGNFIGSRSIEVTLPKIQASDFIEEGRKKGGGKGGMKGMMGGMMMGIAAKMAALVPLAIAGLFLLAGKALITAKIALLLSGIIAIKKLFAQKQGGGGGGWQSSGGHGGGGGSWQSSGGGWDKRSYDASNLAYNAYSPQ, encoded by the exons ATGAGAAAATTAGTGTTAGTGTTGTTTTTTGTGATATGTGCTAATGCACAGGACAATTTTGAAAATACCGGTGTTAGATTAGCACTGAAAATATACGATGACTGTACAAAAGCCGATGGATTATCACCgtgtttaaaaagaaaagctaTCACTTTTCTAGACAGGCTGAGCCGTATGGATAAATTCGCTCTAACTGACGGAGTTACAGTACAAAAGGCATCTGATGCTGTCGTTGATGGACCAGCCCTTACAGAGGAGCAGCTAGACAACACACTACCAAGGTCTTCTGATGCCAAGGATGCAGCTTTAACAAACATGCTTTTTGAAAAAGTTGGCAACTTTATCGGGTCGAGATCAATTGAAGTAACACTTCCCAAAATTCAAGCATCGGACTTTATTGAAGAAG gTCGCAAAAAGGGAGGTGGCAAAGGAGGCATGAAGGGAATGATGGGAGGTATGATGATGGGAATTGCAGCCAAGATGGCTGCTCTGGTACCCTTAGCAATTGCTGGTCTCTTCCTGTTGGCCGGAAAAGCTCTCATCACAGCCAAAATCGCTCTTCTTCTCTCTGGTATCATCGCCATTAAGAAACTCTTCGCCCAGAAACAAGGAGGTGGTGGTGGCGGATGGCAATCCAGCGGCGGTCATGGCGGCGGCGGCGGCAGTTGGCAATCAAGCGGCGGCGGCTGGGACAAAAGGTCTTATGATGCATCAAATCTCGCGTACAATGCGTATAGCCcgcaataa